A single genomic interval of Prochlorococcus marinus XMU1406 harbors:
- a CDS encoding inorganic diphosphatase has product MANLNQPPSRVIPNLLHILNAFTDSSNTIINTIVELNSNTINKYELITETGHLKLDRVGYSSLAYPFAYGCIPRTWDEDGDPLDVEIVSVTEPLIPGSIVEARIIGVMKFDDGGEVDDKVIAVLADDKRMDHISSYEDLGEHWLKETKYYWEHYKDLKKPGTCTVNGFFGIEEAVKVIKDCEERYKKEIDPKLVN; this is encoded by the coding sequence ATGGCAAACCTTAATCAACCCCCAAGTAGGGTTATACCAAATTTATTGCATATACTAAATGCTTTCACTGACAGCTCGAATACAATAATTAACACTATTGTTGAATTGAACTCTAACACCATAAATAAATATGAATTAATTACAGAAACGGGTCACCTTAAACTTGATAGGGTAGGTTATTCTTCACTTGCTTATCCTTTTGCTTATGGATGTATACCAAGGACATGGGATGAAGATGGAGATCCACTTGATGTCGAAATTGTTAGTGTAACTGAGCCATTGATACCTGGATCTATTGTGGAGGCAAGGATTATTGGGGTGATGAAATTTGATGACGGTGGAGAGGTCGATGATAAGGTAATAGCGGTTCTCGCAGATGATAAAAGAATGGATCATATCTCTAGTTATGAAGACCTTGGAGAGCATTGGTTAAAAGAAACAAAGTATTATTGGGAGCACTACAAAGATCTAAAAAAACCTGGAACATGTACTGTTAATGGTTTTTTTGGGATAGAGGAAGCTGTTAAAGTGATTAAAGATTGTGAAGAGAGATACAAAAAAGAAATTGATCCTAAATTAGTAAATTAA
- the hemC gene encoding hydroxymethylbilane synthase produces the protein MTNFKLKIASRRSKLAMVQTLWVKDQLERNIPNLEVSIEAMATQGDKILDVALAKIGDKGLFTKELEAQMLVGHADIAVHSLKDLPTNLPNGLKLGCITKREDPADALVVSKKNDSYKLETLPKGSIVGTSSLRRLAQLRNKYPHLVFKDIRGNVITRIEKLDAGEFDCIILAAAGLKRLGFESRIHQIIPSEISLHAVGQGALGIECKSDDNKILEIINVLEDKPTSQRCLAERAFLRELEGGCQVPIGVNSNIDNGLLYLTGMVASLDGERLIKDQVIGNINAPELVGIELAKKLKLQGADKILNEIFEEFRENKN, from the coding sequence ATGACTAATTTTAAGCTGAAAATAGCTAGTAGAAGAAGCAAACTAGCAATGGTTCAAACTTTATGGGTTAAAGATCAACTAGAGAGGAATATTCCCAATTTAGAGGTATCTATAGAAGCCATGGCAACTCAAGGTGACAAAATCCTAGATGTAGCGTTAGCAAAAATAGGCGACAAAGGCTTATTCACAAAAGAACTTGAAGCACAAATGCTCGTAGGCCATGCAGATATAGCAGTACATTCACTGAAAGATTTACCCACCAATTTGCCTAATGGCCTGAAATTAGGATGCATTACAAAAAGGGAAGATCCTGCAGATGCTTTAGTAGTAAGCAAAAAAAATGACAGTTATAAATTAGAAACCTTACCTAAAGGTTCGATTGTAGGAACAAGCTCTCTAAGGAGACTTGCACAATTAAGAAATAAGTACCCACATCTTGTTTTCAAAGATATCAGGGGAAATGTTATTACAAGAATAGAAAAATTAGATGCCGGAGAATTTGATTGTATAATTCTTGCGGCCGCTGGTTTAAAAAGATTAGGCTTTGAATCAAGAATTCACCAGATTATTCCAAGTGAAATTTCCCTTCATGCCGTTGGCCAAGGAGCTCTAGGCATTGAATGTAAATCTGACGATAACAAAATTTTAGAAATCATAAATGTCTTAGAAGATAAACCCACTAGTCAAAGATGTCTTGCAGAAAGAGCTTTTTTAAGAGAACTTGAGGGTGGATGCCAAGTTCCAATAGGAGTTAATAGTAATATTGATAATGGACTACTTTACCTTACTGGTATGGTAGCCTCTCTTGATGGAGAAAGGTTAATAAAAGATCAAGTTATTGGCAATATTAATGCCCCTGAACTAGTAGGCATAGAACTAGCAAAAAAATTAAAGCTCCAAGGTGCCGACAAAATACTCAATGAAATATTTGAGGAATTTAGAGAAAACAAAAATTAG
- the rpoD gene encoding RNA polymerase sigma factor RpoD, producing the protein MCPVAAESKNSNPSSKKKINKKINTNLGTVVEEDSNKNVQSLETSSKLNESSIENTNEFNDSEEEDKGLGNIKLGPKGIYTEDSIRVYLQEIGRIRLLRPDEEIELARKIADLLQLEELATQYESEKGHFPSVREWAELIDMPLAKFRRRLLLGRRAKEKMVQSNLRLVVSIAKKYMNRGLSFQDLIQEGSLGLIRAAEKFDHEKGYKFSTYATWWIRQAITRAIADQSRTIRLPVHLYETISRIKKTTKVLSQEFGRKPSEEEIAESMEMTIEKLRFIAKSAQLPISLETPIGKEEDSRLGDFIEADIENPEQDVSKTLLREDLEGVLATLSPRERDVLRLRYGIDDGRMKTLEEIGQIFDVTRERIRQIEAKALRKLRHPNRNGVLKEYIK; encoded by the coding sequence ATGTGTCCAGTAGCAGCTGAATCAAAGAATTCCAACCCCAGCTCAAAAAAAAAGATCAATAAAAAAATTAATACAAACTTAGGAACAGTAGTTGAAGAGGATAGTAATAAAAATGTTCAAAGTTTAGAGACATCTTCTAAATTAAACGAAAGCAGTATTGAAAATACTAATGAATTTAATGATTCTGAAGAAGAAGATAAAGGGCTTGGGAATATTAAGCTTGGCCCAAAAGGTATCTACACTGAAGATTCAATTAGAGTTTATCTCCAAGAAATTGGAAGAATCAGACTTTTAAGACCAGATGAAGAAATTGAACTTGCCAGAAAAATTGCTGACTTACTTCAATTAGAAGAACTGGCAACTCAATATGAATCAGAGAAAGGACATTTCCCATCAGTTAGAGAATGGGCTGAGTTAATAGATATGCCTCTTGCCAAATTTCGAAGAAGACTTCTTTTAGGTAGGAGAGCTAAAGAAAAAATGGTTCAATCAAATTTAAGATTGGTTGTTTCCATTGCTAAAAAATATATGAATAGAGGTTTATCATTTCAAGACTTAATCCAAGAAGGAAGTTTGGGCCTTATTAGGGCAGCGGAAAAATTTGACCATGAGAAAGGTTACAAGTTCTCCACATACGCAACTTGGTGGATTCGCCAAGCCATTACAAGAGCAATTGCAGATCAAAGTAGAACTATTAGACTGCCAGTTCACTTATACGAGACAATATCAAGAATTAAAAAAACTACAAAAGTTCTTAGCCAAGAATTTGGCAGGAAACCTAGTGAAGAAGAAATCGCTGAGAGTATGGAAATGACAATTGAAAAATTAAGATTTATAGCTAAAAGTGCGCAGCTTCCTATTTCTTTAGAAACTCCAATAGGAAAAGAAGAAGACTCAAGACTCGGAGACTTTATAGAGGCTGATATAGAAAATCCAGAACAAGATGTTTCTAAAACTTTATTAAGAGAAGATTTGGAAGGAGTATTGGCCACTCTAAGTCCAAGGGAAAGAGATGTTCTCAGATTGAGATATGGAATTGATGATGGAAGAATGAAAACTCTTGAAGAAATTGGCCAAATTTTTGATGTGACGAGAGAAAGAATTAGACAAATAGAAGCAAAAGCTCTTAGAAAACTTAGACATCCAAATCGAAATGGGGTTTTAAAAGAATATATAAAATAA
- the priA gene encoding replication restart helicase PriA, translating into MKPASNQLLNISHKLEILLDIGSSNESFYYLDGYNLGADVGDIVSVRLRGRLLNGLVISKKNFSKINKDESNIDGVKSIRYLFVESILQKKIIDDSWRECIESLASFYMVSNLKMFKTAFPPGWIGKYKHFSKGLKDQIWIETKKEFDIKKNGLTQKEFFLMNTLPEKGNWQSELIKSGFNYTLINSMVSKNYLLKSKRKKNLNTKLNSFLNDHSPTKKPNLTNEQKIAFQEFQTMKPGDALLLWGETGSGKTEVYMRIAEDQFLKKKSCLILAPEIGLIPQLIDRFSRRFNNVVYEYHSNCSPNHRTVVWKTIINANEPLIVIGTRSAVFLPIKNLGLIIMDEEHDNSYKQDSPMPCYDAREIAIEIVKRNSAKLIFGSATPSMKTWKKCVFEKNFKLVRMIQRISSHEIPEISIIDMRDEFKKGNMKIFSNELLQLLPQLRLKKEQAIILIPRRGHSGFLSCRNCGYLINCPNCDVPLSVHLGSQGKKWLSCHWCDHKSRLINRCPDCHSTAFKPFGIGTQRVIEFLNEEFPDLRVLRFDRDTTSVKNGHRDILSKFSKGDADILVGTQMLAKGIDIPNITLSVVIAADGLLHRPDISAEEKSLQLFLQLAGRAGRAQKKGKVIFQTYKPNHPVISYLQKRDYERFLSENSRLRKDANLFPFCTICLLKLSGENYELTESIAIKLAKYLLNFCEKKNWKLIGPAPSLIAKVGKKFRWQILIHGPEGTKIPLPDRSIIWKLIPKNVFLTIDVNPAEL; encoded by the coding sequence TTGAAGCCGGCAAGTAATCAGTTATTAAATATTTCCCACAAATTGGAAATTTTGCTTGATATAGGTAGTAGTAATGAAAGCTTTTACTATTTAGATGGATACAATCTTGGAGCAGATGTTGGGGATATTGTAAGTGTGAGACTAAGAGGGAGATTATTGAATGGGTTGGTGATCTCCAAAAAAAACTTTTCGAAAATTAATAAAGATGAATCAAATATTGATGGAGTAAAAAGCATAAGATATTTGTTTGTTGAAAGTATTTTGCAGAAAAAAATAATTGATGACTCTTGGAGAGAATGTATAGAGTCCCTAGCCTCTTTTTATATGGTTAGTAATTTGAAAATGTTTAAAACGGCATTTCCTCCTGGCTGGATTGGTAAATATAAACATTTTTCTAAAGGTTTAAAAGATCAAATATGGATTGAAACTAAAAAAGAATTTGATATTAAGAAAAATGGATTAACTCAAAAAGAATTTTTTTTAATGAATACTTTGCCTGAAAAAGGTAATTGGCAAAGTGAATTAATAAAGTCTGGTTTTAATTACACCCTAATTAACTCAATGGTCAGTAAAAATTACCTCCTTAAATCTAAAAGAAAAAAAAATTTAAATACTAAATTAAATTCCTTTTTAAATGATCATAGTCCAACGAAAAAACCAAATCTTACAAATGAGCAAAAAATTGCATTTCAAGAATTTCAAACAATGAAACCAGGAGATGCTTTACTTCTATGGGGAGAAACAGGTTCAGGTAAAACAGAAGTTTATATGAGAATTGCTGAAGATCAATTTCTTAAGAAAAAAAGTTGTTTGATACTAGCCCCAGAAATTGGATTAATTCCTCAACTTATTGATAGGTTTAGTCGGCGATTTAATAATGTCGTTTACGAATATCATAGTAACTGTTCTCCCAATCATAGAACTGTAGTTTGGAAGACAATTATTAATGCTAATGAACCTTTAATAGTAATAGGAACAAGGTCCGCAGTTTTTCTTCCAATTAAAAATCTTGGATTAATAATAATGGATGAAGAACATGATAATTCTTATAAACAAGATAGTCCTATGCCTTGTTATGACGCAAGAGAGATCGCTATTGAAATAGTAAAAAGGAATTCTGCAAAGTTAATTTTTGGGAGTGCAACCCCATCAATGAAGACTTGGAAAAAGTGTGTTTTTGAAAAAAATTTTAAATTGGTAAGAATGATTCAAAGGATATCCAGTCATGAGATCCCTGAAATAAGCATTATTGATATGCGGGATGAGTTCAAGAAGGGAAATATGAAAATTTTTTCCAATGAATTATTACAATTGCTTCCTCAACTACGCTTAAAAAAAGAGCAGGCAATAATTTTGATCCCTAGGAGGGGGCATAGTGGGTTTTTAAGTTGTAGAAATTGCGGATATTTAATAAATTGCCCTAACTGTGACGTTCCTTTATCAGTGCATCTCGGTTCACAAGGAAAAAAATGGTTAAGTTGTCATTGGTGTGATCATAAATCGAGATTGATCAATCGTTGCCCAGATTGTCATTCAACTGCCTTTAAACCTTTTGGAATAGGTACACAAAGGGTAATAGAGTTTTTAAATGAAGAATTTCCTGACTTAAGAGTACTGCGCTTTGATAGAGATACAACCTCAGTGAAGAATGGTCATAGAGATATTCTTTCAAAGTTTTCTAAAGGTGATGCTGATATTCTTGTGGGAACTCAAATGTTGGCAAAAGGGATTGATATCCCCAATATTACTCTTTCAGTAGTTATTGCAGCAGATGGGTTGCTTCATCGCCCAGATATTTCGGCAGAAGAAAAATCATTACAATTGTTTTTGCAATTAGCTGGCAGGGCAGGCAGGGCTCAAAAAAAAGGAAAAGTAATTTTTCAAACGTATAAACCTAACCATCCAGTAATTTCGTATCTTCAGAAAAGAGATTATGAAAGATTCTTAAGTGAAAACTCGAGATTGAGAAAAGATGCTAATTTATTTCCATTTTGCACGATTTGCCTTCTTAAATTATCAGGTGAAAATTATGAATTAACTGAGTCAATTGCAATAAAATTAGCAAAATATCTACTCAATTTTTGTGAGAAAAAGAACTGGAAATTAATTGGTCCTGCTCCTAGTTTAATTGCTAAAGTCGGCAAAAAATTTAGATGGCAGATATTAATTCATGGTCCTGAAGGAACAAAGATACCTTTACCTGATAGATCAATAATATGGAAACTTATTCCAAAAAATGTTTTTTTAACAATTGATGTTAATCCAGCAGAGTTGTAA
- a CDS encoding DUF3153 domain-containing protein, whose product MKTYEQVLEKVELALAKGEYHYCIEFLLPLIELFPLSCKEGVNLRTILITALCGINKKEEAKSFCKELLKSYDNKTRENAKYLMEVIDSPEIKKPENWNVQFESAPSLNRKSLNSLRKKREVLEKKKFINVTETPTGETKPFQKGFSLIILLILLLLIPLLSGCVKVEDTLDLSELDSITNNLVIESKYIKKFPWQLKFEEKIKDIFPDAEIEQDESTFSLIHKNLNLEDTKRVLKITQNKAGELAGGSTNIEINTSQKNFIFFKKYFYKLDLDLNSIQGIDNLELIFKIIHPNRATLIDKNNSNLEITKNLIIWNLNQGQINSLEFSFWSLNKLLIGISTILIIMLLAYLLRFYRFKLGTDLPQLPSK is encoded by the coding sequence ATGAAAACTTATGAGCAAGTTTTAGAAAAAGTAGAACTTGCTTTAGCTAAAGGTGAGTATCATTACTGTATTGAATTTCTTTTGCCTTTAATCGAATTATTTCCTTTGTCATGTAAAGAGGGAGTGAATTTAAGAACAATCTTAATTACTGCTCTTTGTGGAATCAATAAAAAGGAGGAGGCTAAAAGTTTTTGTAAAGAACTTCTAAAATCTTACGATAATAAGACGAGAGAAAATGCAAAATATTTGATGGAAGTTATAGACTCTCCTGAAATTAAAAAGCCAGAAAATTGGAACGTACAGTTTGAAAGCGCTCCATCACTAAATAGAAAATCTCTTAACTCACTGCGTAAAAAAAGAGAAGTATTGGAGAAAAAGAAATTTATTAATGTAACTGAGACTCCAACTGGTGAAACAAAACCCTTTCAGAAAGGCTTTTCACTGATCATTCTTTTAATACTATTATTATTAATTCCACTTTTAAGTGGCTGCGTTAAAGTTGAGGATACCCTTGATCTTAGTGAACTTGATTCAATAACCAATAATTTAGTAATAGAAAGTAAATACATCAAGAAATTTCCTTGGCAATTAAAATTTGAAGAGAAGATTAAAGATATTTTTCCTGACGCAGAAATTGAACAAGACGAATCAACCTTTTCTTTGATACATAAAAATCTCAATCTAGAAGATACAAAGCGAGTTCTTAAAATTACCCAAAATAAAGCTGGAGAGTTAGCGGGAGGGTCAACAAATATTGAAATTAATACTTCTCAAAAAAACTTCATTTTTTTTAAAAAATACTTTTACAAGTTAGATTTGGACCTAAATTCTATTCAAGGTATTGATAATTTAGAACTCATTTTCAAAATTATTCACCCTAATCGAGCTACCCTTATTGATAAAAATAATTCAAATTTAGAAATCACAAAAAATCTAATAATTTGGAATTTAAATCAAGGGCAGATAAATAGTCTTGAATTTTCTTTCTGGAGCCTCAACAAACTTTTGATTGGGATATCTACTATTTTAATAATTATGTTATTGGCTTATTTATTAAGATTCTATAGATTCAAATTAGGTACAGATTTACCCCAACTTCCATCAAAGTAA
- the argB gene encoding acetylglutamate kinase: protein MNDSQRVSILSEALPYIQSFSGRKIVIKYGGSVMEDDNLKNAFFRDVALLSTVGVCPIVIHGGGPEINNWLKKLEISPKFENGLRITDQKTMEIVEMVLMGRVNKQIVKGINKTGSLAVGISGLDSNLIQSRELGDGSHGLVGEVTKINPEILDPLISKGYIPIISSIGSTLEGISHNINADFVAGEIAAAINAEKLILLTDTQGILKEKDNKKSLVEKTNLKEARDFIDKKIVTEGMIPKTECCIRALAQGVKAAHIIDGRIEHSLLLEIFTNSGIGTMIVA, encoded by the coding sequence ATGAATGATTCTCAAAGAGTATCAATATTAAGCGAAGCACTTCCATATATACAAAGTTTCTCAGGTAGAAAAATTGTTATCAAGTATGGTGGTTCTGTTATGGAGGATGATAATTTAAAAAATGCTTTTTTTAGAGACGTAGCACTTTTATCAACCGTGGGGGTTTGTCCGATAGTAATTCATGGAGGTGGACCCGAGATTAATAATTGGTTAAAGAAATTAGAAATATCTCCTAAATTCGAAAATGGATTAAGAATTACTGATCAAAAAACAATGGAAATTGTCGAGATGGTCCTAATGGGTAGAGTTAACAAACAAATTGTAAAAGGCATTAATAAAACTGGATCCTTAGCTGTGGGAATATCAGGTCTTGATAGCAACTTAATTCAATCTAGAGAACTAGGAGATGGGAGCCATGGGTTAGTGGGAGAGGTTACAAAAATCAATCCTGAAATATTAGATCCTCTTATTTCTAAAGGATATATCCCTATTATTTCTAGTATTGGATCAACCTTAGAGGGTATCTCCCATAATATTAATGCTGATTTTGTTGCTGGAGAAATTGCTGCTGCAATAAATGCAGAAAAACTTATTCTTCTTACTGATACTCAAGGGATTTTAAAAGAAAAAGATAACAAAAAAAGTCTTGTTGAAAAAACGAATCTCAAAGAGGCAAGAGATTTTATTGATAAAAAAATTGTGACTGAAGGTATGATTCCAAAGACAGAATGCTGCATAAGAGCTCTAGCACAAGGAGTAAAAGCAGCTCATATAATTGATGGAAGAATAGAACATTCATTACTTCTTGAGATTTTTACAAATTCTGGAATAGGTACAATGATAGTCGCCTAA
- a CDS encoding DUF2854 domain-containing protein gives MKKYLSPGNLIVTAGGILAFVGMTAYFTDSVNLSVPTFFYGVPIFLIGLGLKTSEIPPVELCDKINFATNKFNRPKELTALVKDVTRWRYGIKAHLESSLESLNLWDEDNPPQLKEIEEITKEEKNGLRMRFELNAVPLEKWIEKQERLNRFFVKGLESEFIIDDNKKEFDFILFY, from the coding sequence ATGAAGAAATATTTATCGCCTGGAAACTTAATCGTAACCGCTGGGGGTATATTAGCTTTTGTTGGAATGACTGCTTATTTTACAGACTCAGTAAATTTAAGTGTACCTACCTTTTTTTATGGAGTACCTATTTTTCTTATTGGATTAGGTTTAAAGACTTCCGAAATACCTCCTGTAGAGTTGTGTGACAAGATAAATTTTGCGACAAATAAATTTAACAGACCAAAAGAATTAACAGCACTAGTTAAAGATGTTACAAGATGGAGGTATGGGATAAAAGCTCATCTTGAATCGTCATTAGAATCTTTAAATTTGTGGGACGAGGATAATCCCCCTCAACTAAAAGAAATAGAAGAAATTACAAAAGAAGAAAAAAATGGTCTCAGAATGCGTTTCGAATTAAACGCTGTCCCTCTAGAGAAATGGATTGAAAAACAAGAAAGATTAAACAGGTTTTTTGTCAAAGGTCTTGAATCAGAATTTATTATCGACGATAATAAAAAAGAATTTGATTTTATTCTCTTTTATTGA
- a CDS encoding single-stranded DNA-binding protein, with product MNHCLIQAVINSAPQMRYTKENQTPIAEMIVNFKGLRSEDPTRDLKIIGWGNIAQEMVDQLKEGQNIVIEGRLKMNSVTRKDGTKEKQPELTASKIHQISPVDFMKSDKKENNESFENKESNKKSSWDSSPLVPEVDEIPF from the coding sequence ATGAATCATTGTTTAATTCAGGCGGTAATTAATAGCGCTCCCCAAATGAGGTATACCAAAGAAAACCAAACTCCAATTGCAGAAATGATTGTTAATTTTAAAGGATTACGTAGTGAAGATCCAACCAGAGATCTCAAAATCATAGGATGGGGCAATATTGCCCAAGAAATGGTAGATCAACTAAAGGAGGGGCAAAATATTGTTATTGAGGGACGTTTAAAGATGAATTCTGTCACTAGAAAAGACGGAACAAAAGAAAAGCAACCAGAACTAACAGCTTCAAAGATTCATCAAATATCGCCAGTTGACTTTATGAAGTCTGATAAAAAAGAAAATAATGAGTCATTTGAAAATAAAGAAAGCAACAAAAAATCTAGTTGGGATAGTTCACCCTTAGTACCCGAAGTAGACGAAATACCTTTTTAA
- the cobK gene encoding precorrin-6A reductase, translated as MQNQEKCHENVWILSGTSDGPVIANKLLQLNYSVFASVLTYKAGQAYIENPKLHIITGKLNNKDEIINFIKKNQIKCVVDATHPFAVIISKNLNNACKEINIPLLLFERKSLINNNNNFFYIDDLEDINNVDLENKNILLAIGSRFLNDTAKYYMNCKANVFTRVLPTYESITKAFGSCIKNSNIAILEPSKNNEIILEKKLCDFWEIDYVLCRESGSYSQKNWESIVSGSKMKLFLVKRPKVKNDYSYSFNQYHNLINHIIKKKY; from the coding sequence ATGCAGAATCAAGAAAAATGCCACGAAAATGTTTGGATCCTATCAGGAACTTCGGATGGACCTGTAATAGCTAATAAGCTTCTTCAACTTAATTACTCAGTTTTTGCAAGTGTTTTAACTTATAAAGCAGGGCAAGCTTATATTGAAAATCCAAAGTTACATATCATTACGGGTAAATTAAATAATAAAGATGAAATAATTAATTTCATAAAAAAAAATCAAATCAAATGCGTTGTCGATGCCACTCATCCGTTTGCCGTGATAATTTCTAAAAATCTTAATAATGCATGTAAGGAGATTAATATACCTCTATTACTATTTGAGAGGAAATCTCTAATAAATAACAATAATAATTTTTTTTATATTGATGATTTAGAGGATATAAATAACGTTGATCTAGAAAATAAGAATATTCTTCTGGCAATAGGATCACGATTTCTTAACGATACAGCTAAATATTATATGAATTGTAAAGCAAATGTATTTACAAGGGTACTTCCAACTTATGAGAGCATAACTAAAGCTTTTGGATCATGTATTAAAAATTCAAATATAGCGATACTTGAACCGAGTAAAAATAATGAAATCATTTTAGAAAAAAAACTTTGTGATTTTTGGGAGATAGATTATGTTCTATGCAGAGAATCTGGAAGTTATTCTCAGAAAAACTGGGAGAGTATAGTTTCTGGAAGTAAAATGAAGTTGTTTTTGGTTAAAAGGCCGAAAGTTAAAAATGATTATTCTTACTCTTTTAATCAATACCATAATTTGATAAATCACATAATTAAAAAAAAATATTGA
- the cutA gene encoding divalent-cation tolerance protein CutA, which translates to MELLVMITTESSRANALRMAKLLIQNKLAACVSIKQIFSIYKWDDDIEETKEFEITIKSKPEFKDYLIEFLNKISTYDVPQIIYKKYYSEMKYYDWINKTI; encoded by the coding sequence ATGGAACTATTAGTTATGATCACAACTGAATCAAGTAGAGCAAATGCTTTGCGAATGGCTAAATTACTAATACAAAATAAACTTGCAGCTTGTGTTTCAATAAAGCAAATTTTTTCAATTTATAAGTGGGATGATGATATTGAGGAAACTAAAGAGTTTGAAATTACAATAAAAAGTAAACCAGAATTTAAAGATTATTTAATTGAGTTCTTAAATAAAATTTCTACATATGATGTCCCACAAATTATTTACAAAAAATACTATTCTGAGATGAAATATTATGATTGGATCAACAAGACTATTTGA
- a CDS encoding adenosine kinase yields MKGSFRHFEHNKKFDLIGLGNAIVDIIVNIEDKFLEINNLDKGSMNLINSNESQRLLENCKVIKQISGGSSANTVVCLAELGNHVQFIGRVKNDQFGNFFSDDIKKSKTIFNTPPTIEGASTAHSIILVTPDAQRTMCTYLGASIEFEPKDIDFSVLKESKYLYLEGYLWDSELAKNAFLKAAQIAKQSNTKIILSLSDSFCVDRHRDSFLELIDNYVDIVFCNESEVLSLFKKDKLANCQGDLSSLCELVVVTLGSNGSLIINKNDIEVIKSITKGKIIDTTGAGDIYAGGFIHGLIKNYPLKKCGKIGSICAGQIITQLGSRSNIDLRKLIIEI; encoded by the coding sequence ATGAAGGGATCCTTTAGACATTTTGAACATAATAAAAAGTTTGATCTCATTGGTCTGGGCAACGCAATAGTAGATATTATTGTAAATATTGAAGATAAGTTTCTTGAGATAAATAATCTGGATAAAGGATCAATGAATCTCATAAATTCTAATGAATCTCAGAGATTGTTAGAAAATTGCAAAGTGATCAAACAAATATCAGGGGGATCCTCAGCAAATACAGTTGTTTGCTTAGCAGAATTAGGTAATCATGTTCAGTTTATTGGAAGGGTGAAAAATGATCAATTTGGGAATTTTTTTTCTGACGATATTAAAAAAAGTAAAACTATATTCAATACTCCACCAACTATTGAAGGTGCTTCAACAGCTCATTCAATCATTTTGGTTACACCGGATGCACAAAGAACTATGTGCACTTATCTAGGAGCATCTATAGAGTTTGAACCGAAAGACATAGATTTTAGTGTACTCAAAGAAAGTAAATACTTGTATTTAGAAGGGTATTTATGGGACAGCGAATTAGCCAAAAATGCTTTTCTTAAAGCAGCTCAAATTGCAAAACAATCTAATACAAAAATAATTCTTTCATTGTCTGATTCATTTTGTGTAGATAGACACCGAGACAGTTTCTTGGAATTAATTGATAATTATGTAGATATAGTTTTTTGTAATGAATCCGAGGTGTTGAGTCTATTTAAAAAGGATAAATTAGCAAATTGTCAAGGAGACCTGTCTTCCTTATGCGAATTAGTCGTAGTAACTTTAGGTAGCAATGGTTCTCTCATAATTAACAAAAATGATATCGAAGTAATTAAGTCAATTACAAAAGGCAAGATTATTGATACAACCGGGGCGGGAGATATTTATGCAGGAGGATTTATTCATGGATTAATAAAAAATTATCCCCTAAAAAAATGCGGAAAGATAGGTTCAATTTGTGCCGGGCAAATAATTACACAATTAGGATCTAGATCTAATATCGATCTTAGAAAGTTAATAATAGAAATTTAA